One Nostoc punctiforme PCC 73102 DNA window includes the following coding sequences:
- a CDS encoding non-ribosomal peptide synthetase: MKVITDSLAKNKNQFLVTESQTSLSSDNNLERYNLTLPILKESEKDLLTKWNKTQTDYPQQACIHQLFEAQVEKTPDAVALIFNNQHLTYRDLNSRANQLAQYLQTLGIKAETLVGICIERSLEMVVALLAILKAGGAYVPLDPGYPRERLAFMLLDTQVSILLTQKDLVAKLPTHTAFVICLDADWHTIAQNKKENLSTNVTAENLAYVMYTSGSTGTPKGVSVIHRGVVRLVKETNYAHLTAEEIILQLAPISFDASTFEIWGCLLNGGQLVICPPHTPSLEELGQIIQQYQVTTLWLTAGLFHLIVDEKIDALKSLRQLLAGGDVLSVPHVQKFLQTVENCRLINGYGPTENTTFTCCHLITAPVQPGVSIPIGRPIANTQVYILDNNFQTVAIGEIGELHIAGDGLARGYLNRPELTAEKFISHSFDSNLATRLYKTGDLARYLPDGNIEFLGRIDNQVKIRGFRIELGEIEREIAQHPDVREIVVLARQDETGEKQLTAYIVPHYNSRYTHNNLRSFLQQHLPHYMVPSAFVMLESLPLTANGKVDRHKLPAPSRERPQLEQAYIAPQTDLERLLAGILSELLKIDRVGIDDNFFDLGGTSISILQVAARVKQELSIELPAVKLFQYSTIGSLAKYLDSNQNSQPSHNKLQNRAQRQQAAQARRRNHQQGV; the protein is encoded by the coding sequence ATGAAAGTAATAACTGATTCATTAGCTAAAAATAAAAATCAATTTCTGGTAACTGAGTCTCAAACATCATTATCATCAGATAATAACTTAGAACGATATAATTTAACATTACCTATCTTGAAAGAATCCGAAAAAGACCTACTGACCAAGTGGAATAAGACTCAAACGGATTATCCTCAGCAAGCGTGTATTCATCAGTTGTTTGAAGCACAGGTTGAGAAAACACCTGATGCTGTAGCATTAATATTTAATAATCAGCATCTCACCTATAGAGATTTGAATAGTCGTGCTAATCAACTGGCACAATATCTACAAACACTAGGTATAAAAGCAGAAACTCTTGTAGGTATCTGCATAGAGCGCTCCTTAGAAATGGTTGTAGCACTTTTAGCTATCCTCAAAGCAGGTGGAGCTTATGTACCGCTAGATCCAGGGTATCCACGAGAACGTTTAGCTTTTATGCTATTAGATACTCAGGTATCTATACTATTAACTCAAAAAGACCTAGTTGCTAAATTACCTACTCATACAGCATTTGTAATTTGCCTAGATGCAGATTGGCATACAATCGCCCAAAATAAAAAAGAGAACCTAAGCACTAACGTCACTGCTGAAAACTTGGCTTATGTCATGTATACATCAGGTTCTACAGGTACACCCAAAGGGGTTAGCGTTATCCATCGTGGTGTAGTTAGGCTGGTCAAAGAAACTAATTATGCTCACCTCACTGCTGAAGAAATAATTCTGCAACTTGCTCCTATTTCCTTCGATGCTTCAACTTTTGAAATTTGGGGTTGCTTACTTAACGGTGGGCAACTAGTAATTTGCCCTCCTCATACACCATCATTAGAAGAATTAGGGCAGATTATTCAACAATATCAAGTCACTACTCTTTGGCTGACAGCCGGCTTATTCCATCTCATAGTGGATGAAAAAATTGATGCGTTAAAATCTTTGCGTCAACTTTTAGCGGGTGGTGATGTCTTATCTGTTCCCCATGTACAGAAGTTTCTCCAAACAGTAGAGAACTGTCGGCTAATTAATGGTTATGGGCCAACTGAGAATACAACTTTTACCTGCTGCCATCTTATAACAGCTCCAGTGCAACCAGGTGTATCTATTCCTATTGGTCGCCCAATTGCTAATACCCAAGTTTATATATTAGACAACAACTTCCAAACAGTAGCAATTGGAGAAATTGGCGAATTGCACATTGCTGGAGATGGATTAGCTAGAGGATATTTGAATCGTCCAGAATTGACTGCCGAAAAATTTATTTCTCACTCATTTGATAGCAATTTAGCAACCCGCCTTTACAAAACTGGAGATTTGGCTCGTTATCTGCCAGATGGCAATATCGAGTTCTTAGGTCGGATTGACAATCAGGTAAAAATTCGCGGTTTCCGAATTGAACTAGGGGAAATTGAGCGGGAGATTGCACAACATCCTGATGTTCGGGAAATTGTTGTTTTAGCTCGTCAGGATGAAACAGGTGAAAAGCAGTTGACTGCTTATATTGTTCCTCACTATAACAGTAGATATACACACAATAATTTACGTAGCTTTTTACAGCAGCACCTACCTCATTACATGGTGCCATCAGCATTTGTAATGTTAGAATCACTGCCTCTAACCGCAAATGGCAAAGTAGATAGACATAAATTGCCAGCACCAAGTAGAGAACGTCCGCAACTCGAACAAGCGTACATTGCTCCCCAAACTGATTTAGAACGTTTGCTTGCAGGTATTTTGTCTGAACTGCTCAAAATCGATCGCGTTGGGATTGATGATAATTTCTTTGATTTGGGAGGAACTTCAATCTCAATTCTGCAAGTTGCTGCACGAGTCAAACAGGAACTTAGTATTGAATTACCTGCTGTGAAGCTATTTCAGTATTCAACGATTGGCTCTTTAGCAAAATATTTGGATTCAAACCAGAACAGCCAACCATCTCATAACAAACTGCAAAATCGCGCTCAACGCCAACAAGCAGCTCAAGCTCGTCGCCGTAATCATCAACAAGGTGTTTAA
- a CDS encoding type I polyketide synthase gives MVNMQTSDNQDPIDGVAIIGMVGRFPGAGNVDEFWRNLCEGLESTTFFQDEELDPSIDPNLCKDPSYVKARGIIPGGETFDAAFFGINPMEAVVMDPQARVFLELVYEALENAGYESESFDGLIGLYAGCGQNTYFANHISGRMEIVDRIGEFQTMLANEKDFLTTRAAYKLNLKGPAVSVNTACSTSLVAIIQACQALSSYQCDMALAGGVSMTTPQNSGYIAQEGSMLSGDGHCRPFDASAQGTMFNNGAGIVVLKRLEDALNEGDRIYAVIRGSGINNDGADKVSFTAPSVDGQAEAIAMAQAYANFHPETISYIEAHGTATPLGDPIEIEALTQAFRVHTDAKQFCAIGSLKSNVGHLVAAAGVAGLIKTVLALHYKKIPPSLNFEAPNPKIDFANSPFYVNTKLAEWSQGETPRRAGVSSFGVGGTNAHIVLEEAPQIQNSGSSRPQQLLLLSAKTSTALEAATANLQQYLQYNAEINLADVAYTLQRGRKALNYRRSVVCHDITDAIAALQSLDPNQINTRHTVIRNLAVAFMFPGQGSQYVDMGLNLYNREPVFQEVVDECAEILKPLLGGDLRRIIYPAPSDRETAAIALKQTCFTQPALFVIEYALAQLWQSWGVKPQAMIGHSIGEFVAACIAGVFTLEDALMLVANRGRFMWELPQGAMLSVRLPAQEVEPRLIPELAIAAINAPSLCVVSGPTEAIAALQKQLESEEVVCRPLHTSHAFHSPMMDDIIAPFAEVVRKVKLSPPQIPFVSTVTGDWITAQQATDPMYWATHLRQTVRFAEGIQTLWQQPERVLLEVGPRITTTTLARQQAKDIKQQIAIASLSDNAENEAEWTALLKAVGQLWLAGVSIDWSNFYQRETRQRISLPTYPFERQRFWIDPLPHPNRAATPKPLNPQLEKTQDMTKSPQQKLIPLLKEIIEETSGLEIASVDDSTTFLEMGLDSLSLTQVGLALKKKFQVKVTLRQLLEIYPNLGTLADFINPALSPETLSALGLTETVAEPIPEVPLPAPATTSPTLVVHEVHTNGSAPQISPQPAASSFFENVINQQLQIMSQQLSLLGNNSQAVTIPVVPAATPQNNGVKPQNAVSIPATQTSKESPASVDTESNGAKKAFGAAARIEKTQTKTLTTQQRTHLDKIIQRYTQRTKKSKEYTQSHRPYLADPRTVSGFNPTMKEMVYPIVASRSSGSKLWDLDGNEYVDLSNGFGLNLFGWSPPFITEAIEAQLKLGMEIGPQTPLVGEVAKLMCELTNFDRAAFCNTGSEAVLGAMRMARTITGRNLIAIFSGAYHGILDEVIVRGTKKLRSIPAAPGIPPEMVENILVVDYDSPESLEILRSRADELAAVMVESVQSRRPEYQPKEFLQQLRDFTEEAGIALIFDEIVTGFRIHPGGAQAHFGIKADIATYGKIVGGGLPIGVIAGKSQYMDALDGGFWQFGDDSVPEVGVTYFAGTFVRHPLALAAAKAVLQHLKQSGPSLQQNLNARTDKFVAELMGYFQKVQAPFTAYNFGSLFIVKSAPEFPYGDLLFYLLRDKGVHTWDHRPCFLTTAHSEADLAFVMAAFKESIAEMQSAGFLSAPPIEVTNSEVTNNSLRNRPPQPNAKLGRDPQGNPAWYIPDTERPGKYLQVASVS, from the coding sequence ATGGTAAATATGCAAACCTCAGATAATCAAGATCCTATTGATGGTGTTGCCATTATCGGCATGGTAGGAAGATTTCCTGGCGCTGGCAATGTTGATGAGTTTTGGCGCAATCTGTGTGAGGGATTAGAGTCAACGACTTTTTTTCAAGATGAAGAATTAGATCCCAGCATTGACCCGAACCTTTGCAAAGATCCCAGTTATGTAAAAGCTAGAGGAATCATTCCTGGGGGAGAAACTTTTGATGCTGCCTTTTTTGGCATTAATCCAATGGAAGCTGTGGTTATGGACCCACAAGCCAGAGTTTTTCTAGAGTTGGTTTATGAAGCTCTAGAAAATGCTGGTTATGAATCAGAATCTTTCGATGGTTTGATTGGTTTATACGCTGGTTGTGGTCAAAATACTTATTTTGCCAACCATATTTCTGGACGTATGGAAATTGTTGATCGCATCGGCGAGTTCCAGACCATGTTAGCAAATGAAAAAGACTTTTTAACCACCCGTGCTGCTTACAAGCTCAACCTTAAAGGCCCGGCTGTCAGTGTTAATACGGCTTGCTCTACTTCTTTGGTAGCAATTATTCAAGCTTGTCAAGCCTTAAGTAGCTATCAGTGCGATATGGCTTTAGCTGGTGGTGTATCTATGACTACACCCCAAAATAGCGGTTATATAGCTCAAGAAGGCAGTATGCTGTCTGGCGATGGTCATTGTCGTCCCTTTGATGCCAGCGCTCAGGGCACAATGTTCAACAATGGCGCAGGAATAGTTGTCCTCAAGCGTTTAGAAGATGCACTCAATGAAGGCGATCGCATCTATGCCGTAATTCGTGGTTCAGGTATTAATAATGACGGTGCTGATAAAGTAAGCTTTACAGCACCCAGCGTAGATGGACAAGCAGAAGCCATTGCAATGGCGCAAGCTTATGCCAACTTCCACCCAGAAACTATCTCTTATATTGAAGCTCACGGTACAGCAACACCTTTAGGCGACCCCATTGAAATTGAAGCGCTGACGCAAGCATTTCGTGTGCATACAGATGCTAAACAATTTTGTGCGATCGGCTCTCTGAAAAGCAATGTCGGACATTTAGTTGCGGCTGCTGGGGTAGCAGGATTAATTAAAACCGTTCTGGCCCTGCATTATAAAAAAATTCCACCTAGCTTAAATTTTGAGGCTCCTAACCCCAAGATTGACTTTGCCAACAGCCCCTTCTATGTAAATACCAAACTAGCTGAATGGTCACAAGGTGAAACTCCGCGACGAGCCGGTGTAAGTTCTTTTGGTGTCGGCGGGACTAATGCTCATATTGTGCTGGAAGAAGCGCCACAAATTCAAAATTCAGGATCTTCTCGTCCACAGCAGCTATTGTTGCTCTCGGCAAAAACTAGCACAGCCTTAGAAGCTGCAACAGCAAATTTGCAGCAATATCTTCAGTACAATGCTGAAATTAACTTAGCCGATGTAGCTTATACCCTACAGCGAGGACGCAAAGCCTTAAATTATCGACGCAGTGTAGTTTGTCACGACATCACAGATGCGATCGCAGCCCTGCAATCTTTAGATCCCAATCAAATAAATACCCGCCATACAGTAATCCGTAATCTAGCCGTTGCCTTCATGTTCCCCGGACAAGGGTCGCAATATGTGGATATGGGACTGAATCTCTACAACCGTGAACCTGTGTTTCAGGAGGTAGTAGATGAATGTGCAGAAATCCTTAAACCATTACTGGGCGGGGATTTACGAAGAATTATATATCCCGCGCCAAGCGATCGCGAAACTGCCGCGATCGCCCTAAAGCAAACCTGCTTTACTCAACCAGCATTATTCGTCATTGAATACGCTTTAGCGCAACTGTGGCAAAGTTGGGGAGTCAAACCCCAAGCGATGATTGGTCACAGCATTGGCGAATTTGTCGCCGCCTGTATTGCGGGTGTATTCACCTTAGAAGATGCGCTGATGTTGGTTGCAAATCGTGGTCGCTTCATGTGGGAGTTACCACAAGGGGCTATGCTCTCAGTACGCTTACCAGCCCAAGAGGTAGAGCCGCGATTGATTCCAGAATTAGCGATCGCAGCAATTAACGCCCCTTCCCTGTGTGTAGTTTCTGGACCAACAGAGGCGATCGCGGCTCTGCAAAAACAACTAGAAAGCGAAGAAGTTGTCTGTCGCCCTTTACACACTTCCCATGCTTTCCATTCCCCAATGATGGATGACATCATAGCCCCCTTTGCTGAGGTTGTTAGGAAAGTTAAATTATCACCTCCTCAAATTCCCTTTGTTTCCACAGTTACCGGCGACTGGATTACAGCCCAGCAAGCAACTGATCCGATGTATTGGGCTACACATCTACGTCAGACTGTGCGATTTGCGGAGGGTATACAAACCTTATGGCAGCAACCAGAACGCGTACTGTTAGAAGTTGGGCCGCGAATCACAACTACGACCTTAGCCCGCCAACAAGCAAAAGATATTAAACAACAGATAGCGATCGCTTCTCTGAGTGATAACGCCGAGAACGAAGCCGAATGGACAGCATTACTCAAGGCAGTAGGACAACTGTGGCTAGCAGGAGTATCTATTGACTGGAGCAACTTCTATCAAAGGGAAACGCGACAACGAATTTCTCTGCCTACCTATCCCTTTGAACGCCAACGCTTCTGGATTGATCCTTTACCTCATCCCAATCGCGCAGCAACTCCCAAACCTTTAAATCCCCAGTTAGAAAAAACCCAAGATATGACAAAATCTCCTCAGCAAAAGCTTATTCCTCTGCTAAAAGAAATTATTGAAGAAACATCAGGATTGGAAATCGCTAGTGTTGACGATTCGACAACATTTTTAGAAATGGGATTAGATTCTTTATCACTGACTCAAGTGGGGCTAGCGTTAAAGAAAAAATTTCAAGTAAAAGTAACACTTAGGCAGTTACTAGAAATTTACCCCAATTTAGGAACACTGGCTGACTTTATCAATCCAGCCTTGTCTCCTGAGACTTTATCTGCATTAGGATTAACAGAAACCGTTGCAGAACCCATTCCAGAAGTACCATTACCAGCACCTGCAACCACATCACCCACTTTGGTAGTGCATGAAGTTCATACAAATGGATCTGCACCTCAGATTTCTCCCCAACCTGCTGCATCCAGTTTCTTCGAAAATGTGATTAATCAGCAGCTACAAATCATGAGTCAGCAATTGTCACTATTGGGTAACAACAGTCAAGCTGTAACAATCCCAGTTGTACCTGCGGCGACACCTCAAAATAATGGTGTCAAACCACAAAATGCCGTATCGATCCCAGCGACTCAAACCAGCAAAGAATCACCTGCATCGGTAGACACGGAATCAAATGGCGCTAAAAAGGCATTTGGTGCGGCTGCTCGAATTGAAAAAACCCAGACTAAGACTCTGACAACGCAACAACGCACTCATCTAGACAAAATTATTCAAAGATACACACAACGGACTAAAAAATCCAAAGAATATACTCAATCTCATCGCCCTTATTTGGCAGATCCAAGAACTGTTTCTGGTTTTAACCCGACGATGAAAGAGATGGTTTATCCCATCGTAGCGTCTCGTTCATCGGGTTCTAAACTTTGGGATCTTGATGGCAATGAATATGTCGATTTAAGCAATGGCTTTGGTTTGAATTTGTTTGGTTGGTCGCCACCTTTCATTACCGAAGCAATTGAAGCGCAACTGAAACTAGGCATGGAAATTGGGCCGCAGACTCCCTTAGTTGGAGAAGTGGCAAAGCTGATGTGTGAGTTGACCAACTTTGACCGAGCAGCCTTTTGCAATACAGGTTCGGAAGCGGTTTTGGGGGCGATGCGGATGGCACGCACCATCACAGGGCGTAACTTAATCGCCATCTTTTCTGGAGCTTATCACGGTATTTTGGATGAAGTAATTGTTCGGGGGACAAAAAAACTCCGGTCAATTCCTGCTGCTCCCGGTATTCCACCGGAAATGGTAGAGAACATTTTGGTGGTGGACTACGATTCACCTGAGTCTCTAGAAATCCTTAGAAGCCGGGCTGATGAGTTAGCAGCAGTGATGGTTGAATCTGTGCAAAGCCGTCGCCCTGAATACCAGCCCAAGGAATTCCTTCAGCAATTGCGTGATTTCACGGAAGAAGCTGGTATTGCTCTAATTTTTGATGAAATCGTTACCGGATTTAGAATTCATCCAGGTGGCGCTCAGGCACATTTTGGTATCAAAGCTGATATAGCAACCTACGGCAAGATTGTGGGCGGTGGACTACCGATTGGAGTCATTGCTGGAAAATCGCAATATATGGATGCTTTAGATGGTGGATTTTGGCAGTTTGGGGATGACTCAGTTCCAGAAGTTGGCGTGACTTACTTTGCCGGCACTTTTGTCCGTCATCCTTTAGCACTAGCAGCCGCCAAAGCAGTACTTCAACATTTAAAACAGAGTGGCCCCAGCTTGCAGCAAAATCTCAATGCCAGAACTGATAAGTTTGTAGCGGAACTTATGGGCTATTTCCAGAAAGTTCAGGCTCCGTTTACAGCTTATAACTTCGGCTCCCTGTTTATTGTGAAATCTGCACCAGAGTTTCCTTATGGAGACTTACTATTTTATTTACTGCGGGATAAGGGAGTGCATACTTGGGATCACCGTCCTTGCTTTTTGACAACAGCTCATTCCGAAGCCGATCTAGCTTTTGTAATGGCAGCCTTTAAAGAAAGTATTGCCGAAATGCAGTCTGCTGGATTTTTGTCTGCACCGCCCATAGAAGTAACAAACAGCGAAGTTACCAATAACAGCCTACGTAATCGTCCTCCGCAACCTAATGCCAAATTAGGACGAGATCCTCAAGGCAACCCCGCCTGGTATATCCCCGATACCGAGCGACCTGGGAAGTATTTACAAGTTGCAAGTGTTTCCTGA